In one Neobacillus sp. CF12 genomic region, the following are encoded:
- a CDS encoding penicillin-binding transpeptidase domain-containing protein, with protein sequence MIRKRIKGLLILCIAGLLILMARLIQIQLVQTESFSKHNVNLLEDSVKQRTQELVIDNGRGNFLDRNGELLTHKKVSVLVLFPFLKNMDWDIDAVSTISGISETSLKNALDEANKPFAYGEPEPLELTSSQMEKINKLEIPGVFAIEKKFERTDIPAEQLIGLTGENADELQKRYPDKELSEKTLIGVSGLEESFDEFLLPEGKSKLVYHVDGDGAPLFGINVKYVDPANPFYPVNVRTTIDKSLQQKSEELVNQHGIKKGGLVLLDIESNSVLASVSRPAINQSDPYSGSGITNRMLKQEIMGSIFKTVVAAAAIDQSLDDPTRLFNCSKKINGDPEVKYNYGMLSFTDSFARSCNRTFGELAQELQKIDKDLLEEYAEKLSLTGTVGWQGEVYHTNNFKQLVDEDKGRVFLTEEAKKDQNYAAMSGIGQHEVRATPLAVANMMATIARGGKKEMVRTASKIEYKNGTTMVTFEKQELPGETISPYSAMKLQKLLREVVVNPNGTGKWFKDLPYEVAGKSGTAETGKYENDKQLHNKWFAGYFPYQNPKYALVAVNLDVIDTEGGVNLLFADMVKMLYEHDKGLQ encoded by the coding sequence ATGATACGTAAACGAATTAAAGGATTACTCATCCTCTGTATTGCTGGGCTATTGATTCTTATGGCTCGATTAATTCAGATACAGTTAGTTCAAACAGAATCTTTTTCAAAGCACAATGTGAATTTATTGGAAGATAGCGTAAAACAACGAACACAAGAGTTAGTCATTGATAATGGCCGGGGGAATTTCCTTGATCGAAATGGAGAGCTGCTAACCCATAAAAAAGTATCTGTCCTTGTTCTCTTTCCATTTTTGAAAAATATGGATTGGGATATTGATGCTGTATCAACCATTTCTGGGATATCAGAAACCAGTCTAAAAAATGCCCTAGATGAAGCAAATAAACCGTTTGCTTATGGAGAACCAGAACCATTGGAATTAACATCTTCGCAAATGGAAAAAATTAATAAACTAGAGATACCTGGTGTTTTTGCGATTGAAAAGAAATTTGAAAGGACAGATATCCCGGCAGAGCAATTAATTGGGTTAACAGGAGAAAATGCTGACGAATTACAAAAACGTTATCCCGATAAGGAACTATCTGAAAAAACACTTATTGGTGTTTCTGGTCTTGAAGAAAGTTTTGATGAATTTTTACTTCCTGAAGGAAAATCAAAACTTGTCTATCACGTTGATGGTGATGGGGCCCCGTTATTTGGAATTAATGTTAAATATGTTGATCCCGCTAATCCCTTTTACCCCGTAAATGTGAGGACGACGATTGATAAAAGTCTTCAACAAAAATCGGAGGAATTAGTAAATCAGCACGGGATAAAAAAAGGCGGGTTAGTGCTCCTTGATATTGAGAGCAATAGTGTCCTAGCGTCCGTTTCACGCCCGGCTATCAACCAAAGTGATCCTTACAGCGGTTCTGGGATTACCAACCGCATGCTAAAGCAAGAAATAATGGGTTCCATTTTTAAAACCGTGGTGGCGGCAGCGGCGATTGATCAGAGTCTTGATGATCCAACCCGATTATTTAATTGCAGTAAAAAAATTAATGGGGATCCTGAAGTAAAATATAATTATGGTATGCTTTCGTTTACTGATAGCTTTGCTAGAAGTTGTAACCGAACCTTTGGAGAACTTGCACAGGAACTTCAAAAAATAGATAAGGACCTGCTGGAGGAATATGCTGAGAAATTATCATTAACGGGCACAGTAGGATGGCAAGGTGAAGTTTATCATACCAATAATTTTAAACAACTGGTGGATGAAGATAAAGGCAGGGTGTTTTTGACAGAAGAGGCAAAAAAAGACCAAAACTATGCGGCCATGTCGGGGATCGGACAACATGAAGTTCGGGCAACGCCTCTAGCTGTTGCCAATATGATGGCAACCATTGCAAGAGGTGGTAAAAAAGAAATGGTGCGGACTGCCTCGAAAATTGAGTATAAAAATGGTACTACCATGGTCACCTTTGAAAAACAAGAATTACCTGGTGAAACCATTTCACCTTATAGTGCGATGAAGTTACAGAAATTACTAAGAGAGGTCGTTGTAAATCCGAATGGGACTGGAAAATGGTTTAAGGATCTTCCATACGAAGTAGCAGGAAAGTCAGGGACTGCGGAAACGGGAAAATACGAAAATGATAAACAATTGCATAATAAGTGGTTTGCCGGCTATTTTCCATATCAAAACCCTAAATACGCGCTTGTAGCAGTGAATTTGGATGTCATAGATACCGAAGGCGGCGTGAATTTATTATTTGCAGATATGGTTAAAATGTTATACGAACATGACAAAGGATTACAATAG
- a CDS encoding cysteine synthase family protein, translating into MKVYKNVHELIGHTPVVEITQFALPKGVRIFAKLEFMNPGGSVKDRLGVELLREAFESGKLQEGGTVIEPTAGNTGIGLALASISKGVQVILCVPEKFSVEKQTLMRALGAKIVHTPTEKGMKGAIAKAEELLKKIPGSYCPQQFANPVNPQTYYKTLGPELWEQMDGKISIFVAGAGTGGTFMGTARFLKEQNKDIKTVIVEPEGSILNGGEPGPHKTEGIGMEFLPGYIDHNYIDAIHTIPDEDAFLFVKELAEKEGLLVGSSSGAAFKAAFSEAEGAKAGTNIVVIFPDGSERYLSKKIYEGGI; encoded by the coding sequence GTGAAAGTTTACAAAAATGTACATGAATTGATTGGTCATACACCTGTGGTGGAAATTACTCAGTTTGCACTCCCGAAAGGAGTGCGCATTTTTGCTAAGCTAGAATTCATGAATCCTGGCGGCAGTGTTAAGGATCGCCTTGGTGTAGAGCTTCTGAGGGAAGCTTTTGAGAGTGGAAAGCTGCAGGAAGGCGGAACGGTTATAGAACCGACAGCCGGGAATACAGGGATCGGATTAGCGCTCGCCTCAATAAGCAAAGGCGTACAGGTTATTTTATGTGTACCCGAAAAGTTTAGTGTTGAAAAACAAACGTTAATGAGAGCACTAGGAGCAAAAATAGTTCATACTCCCACTGAAAAGGGAATGAAGGGGGCAATCGCGAAAGCAGAGGAACTCCTTAAGAAAATACCTGGTTCGTATTGTCCTCAGCAATTCGCTAATCCTGTAAATCCGCAAACGTATTATAAAACACTTGGCCCTGAGCTGTGGGAACAAATGGATGGAAAAATAAGTATATTTGTTGCTGGTGCAGGTACGGGTGGAACCTTTATGGGAACAGCGCGTTTTTTAAAAGAACAAAATAAAGACATTAAGACTGTTATTGTCGAACCAGAAGGCTCAATATTAAATGGTGGTGAACCAGGTCCTCATAAAACCGAGGGAATAGGTATGGAATTTCTTCCTGGTTATATAGATCACAATTACATTGACGCCATTCATACAATTCCGGATGAAGATGCATTTTTGTTCGTTAAAGAATTAGCAGAAAAAGAAGGATTATTAGTTGGCAGTTCCTCTGGTGCAGCCTTTAAGGCCGCCTTTTCCGAAGCTGAAGGTGCCAAAGCAGGCACAAATATTGTTGTTATTTTTCCTGATGGAAGTGAACGATATTTAAGTAAGAAAATTTACGAAGGGGGGATATAG
- a CDS encoding DUF2536 family protein, translating to MNFQIDFIEDKVEFFDATDLKVLEKKIDAKIEENKAILLGVHSVSHQMYANEKGQTYFTAVVHFKRKK from the coding sequence ATGAATTTTCAAATTGATTTTATCGAGGATAAAGTAGAATTTTTTGATGCAACCGATCTTAAAGTTTTGGAAAAGAAAATCGATGCAAAGATTGAGGAAAACAAAGCAATTCTCTTAGGGGTACATTCAGTTTCTCATCAAATGTACGCGAACGAAAAGGGTCAAACATACTTTACCGCAGTCGTTCACTTTAAACGAAAAAAATAG
- the mtnN gene encoding 5'-methylthioadenosine/S-adenosylhomocysteine nucleosidase, translated as MKIAIIGAMEEEVKLLRDHIEGQTQETVAGCEFTFGKMNGAEVILLRSGIGKVNAAMSTTILLEKYKPDCIINTGSAGGFNPDLNVGDAVISTEVRHHDVDVTAFGYEYGQVPQLPAAFLADNKLVEVAENAARELDKFQVVKGLIVTGDSFMEDPERVKFVRSKFDELQAVEMEAAAIAQVAHRFGVPFVIIRSLSDIAGKESEISFDQFIDQAATHSATLVMKIVAALR; from the coding sequence ATGAAAATTGCCATCATTGGAGCAATGGAAGAAGAAGTAAAATTACTAAGAGATCATATCGAGGGGCAAACACAAGAAACAGTAGCCGGATGCGAATTTACCTTTGGAAAAATGAATGGAGCAGAAGTAATTTTGCTGCGCTCTGGTATTGGAAAAGTAAATGCTGCAATGTCAACAACTATTTTGCTTGAAAAATATAAGCCTGATTGCATCATCAATACCGGTTCAGCTGGGGGATTCAACCCTGACTTAAATGTAGGTGATGCCGTAATATCAACAGAGGTTCGTCATCATGATGTGGATGTAACAGCCTTTGGTTATGAATATGGGCAAGTACCACAGCTTCCGGCAGCTTTTTTAGCTGATAATAAATTAGTGGAAGTTGCGGAGAATGCAGCTAGAGAACTAGATAAATTCCAAGTTGTTAAAGGGTTAATTGTAACAGGTGATTCATTTATGGAGGATCCGGAACGTGTTAAGTTTGTACGATCAAAGTTTGACGAACTACAAGCTGTTGAAATGGAAGCTGCGGCGATTGCACAAGTAGCACATCGTTTTGGAGTTCCTTTCGTTATTATTCGTTCGTTATCTGATATCGCTGGAAAGGAATCAGAAATTTCTTTTGATCAATTCATTGACCAGGCAGCAACTCATTCAGCTACATTGGTTATGAAAATTGTAGCAGCTTTAAGATAG
- a CDS encoding bifunctional cystathionine gamma-lyase/homocysteine desulfhydrase — translation MRRKTKLIHGGISTDPATGAVSFPIYQVSTYKQEGVGGHKGYEYSRTGNPTRFALEELIKDLEGGEAGFAFGSGMAAMTAVMMLFNSGDHVILTDDVYGGSFRVMTKVLNRLGIDSTFVDTSNLDAIISEIKPNTRAIHLETPTNPLLKITNIEQVAKLAKEHGLLTIVDNTFSTPYWQNPIELGADIVLHSATKYLGGHSDVVAGLAVVNSKRLAEDLHFVQNSTGGVLGPQDSWLLIRGIKTLGIRMEETEKNTAAIVAFLQGHPAVKKVFYPGLETHPNHTIAKKQVRGFGGMVSFDVGSAENADKLLSKVHYFTLAESLGAVESLISVPARMTHASIPIERRTELGITDGLVRISVGLEDVEDLIDDLNQALE, via the coding sequence GTGAGAAGGAAAACAAAATTAATTCATGGCGGTATTAGTACCGATCCAGCAACGGGTGCAGTCTCCTTCCCCATTTATCAAGTAAGCACCTATAAGCAAGAAGGAGTAGGCGGACATAAAGGCTATGAGTATTCAAGAACAGGTAATCCTACTCGATTTGCTCTTGAAGAACTGATTAAGGATCTTGAAGGTGGTGAAGCAGGTTTTGCTTTTGGTTCGGGAATGGCTGCCATGACTGCTGTTATGATGCTCTTTAACAGCGGAGACCATGTGATTCTAACAGATGATGTGTATGGTGGCTCGTTTCGTGTTATGACAAAGGTGTTAAACCGGTTAGGAATTGATTCAACCTTCGTTGATACAAGTAACCTAGACGCTATAATAAGTGAAATAAAACCAAATACCAGGGCGATTCATTTAGAAACACCGACAAATCCACTTTTAAAAATTACGAATATTGAACAAGTGGCAAAACTTGCGAAGGAACATGGTCTGTTAACAATTGTTGATAATACCTTCTCGACACCTTACTGGCAAAATCCAATTGAACTGGGTGCTGATATTGTTCTTCATAGTGCTACAAAATATTTAGGTGGACACAGTGATGTCGTAGCAGGTTTAGCGGTAGTTAATAGTAAAAGGCTGGCTGAAGACCTTCATTTTGTCCAGAACTCAACTGGAGGCGTACTGGGACCGCAAGACTCATGGCTTCTAATTCGGGGGATTAAGACATTAGGTATCCGTATGGAAGAAACGGAGAAGAATACCGCTGCTATAGTCGCTTTTTTGCAAGGACATCCTGCAGTCAAGAAAGTATTTTATCCTGGGTTGGAAACGCACCCAAATCATACAATTGCAAAAAAACAGGTAAGAGGTTTTGGAGGAATGGTTTCATTTGATGTGGGAAGTGCCGAAAATGCAGATAAACTTTTAAGTAAAGTTCATTATTTTACTTTAGCTGAAAGTCTAGGGGCTGTCGAAAGCTTGATTTCTGTCCCAGCAAGAATGACCCATGCTTCCATTCCTATAGAACGACGAACAGAATTAGGGATTACCGACGGGTTAGTGAGAATTTCAGTAGGTCTTGAGGATGTAGAGGATTTGATAGACGATTTAAATCAGGCATTAGAATAA
- a CDS encoding YrrS family protein, which translates to MSNDFQSGSRSTYRAKRKKTNIILNSLIVIVLALIFFVAYTIFLSGDDKAAPKKEDTKTTANQASEKEDKDTEKNDAAQETEEENDTEETSAPAQEDESQAVITEGDGTTNVLRTIENPAWKPVGTAQTGEHTPVYDETHVDWQEMLKAVSYATGLEESNMTLHWLGRNKTTGIGSFSIVSSKDNQQKYNVYLEWVDGGGWKPTKVEELSAIE; encoded by the coding sequence ATGAGTAACGATTTCCAATCCGGCTCACGTTCTACTTATCGGGCTAAAAGAAAGAAAACGAATATTATCTTGAATAGTCTTATCGTCATTGTGCTAGCTCTCATTTTCTTTGTAGCTTATACAATCTTTTTATCAGGTGATGATAAAGCAGCCCCTAAAAAGGAAGATACAAAAACAACAGCAAATCAAGCCTCAGAAAAAGAGGATAAAGATACTGAAAAAAATGATGCTGCGCAAGAAACTGAGGAAGAGAATGATACTGAGGAAACCTCAGCACCTGCACAGGAAGATGAATCACAGGCAGTTATCACCGAGGGAGATGGGACTACCAATGTTCTGAGGACAATCGAAAACCCTGCTTGGAAGCCTGTAGGTACTGCACAAACCGGAGAACATACTCCAGTATATGATGAAACACATGTTGATTGGCAGGAAATGCTAAAGGCAGTTTCTTATGCAACGGGGCTAGAAGAAAGCAATATGACTTTACATTGGTTAGGTCGGAACAAAACAACTGGTATTGGATCGTTTAGTATCGTATCTTCTAAGGATAACCAGCAAAAATACAATGTTTACCTTGAATGGGTCGATGGCGGAGGCTGGAAGCCTACAAAAGTTGAAGAACTTTCTGCAATTGAATAG
- a CDS encoding class I SAM-dependent methyltransferase: protein MGLEFLDVFEQWADSYDESVGGNNREYKAVFARYEQVLEAVTALSKGNVVEFGVGTGNLTKKLLDSGLKITGIEPSLPMREIAEAKLGTKAKILVGDFLHFPEIINVDTIVSTYAFHHLTDEEKDEAIAKYGKLLSKGGRIVFADTMFESEEDYNNAIVKAKKQGFHNLAKDLETEYYTTIPNLRTILEKNGFTIQFRRCNDFVWLMEGEKQ, encoded by the coding sequence TTGGGACTGGAATTTTTAGATGTTTTTGAACAATGGGCTGATTCATATGATGAAAGTGTTGGCGGAAATAATCGTGAATATAAAGCAGTTTTTGCAAGGTATGAGCAAGTATTAGAAGCTGTGACAGCACTTTCAAAAGGAAATGTGGTTGAGTTTGGTGTTGGAACGGGTAACTTGACAAAAAAATTGCTTGATTCGGGTTTAAAGATAACTGGTATTGAGCCTTCATTACCAATGAGGGAAATAGCAGAAGCAAAGCTTGGAACAAAAGCAAAAATACTGGTAGGTGATTTTCTTCATTTTCCTGAAATAATAAATGTTGATACAATTGTCTCCACTTATGCATTCCATCATCTGACAGATGAGGAAAAGGATGAAGCAATTGCCAAATATGGAAAGCTGCTTTCAAAAGGTGGTAGAATAGTGTTTGCGGATACGATGTTTGAATCAGAGGAAGATTATAATAATGCAATCGTAAAAGCAAAAAAACAAGGCTTTCATAACCTGGCAAAAGATTTGGAAACAGAATATTATACAACCATTCCTAATTTAAGAACCATTTTAGAAAAAAATGGGTTTACTATACAATTTAGGCGCTGTAATGATTTTGTCTGGTTAATGGAAGGAGAAAAACAATAG
- the greA gene encoding transcription elongation factor GreA gives MAIEKVFPMTQAGKDKLIQELEHLKSVKRKEVVERIKIARSFGDLSENSEYDSAKEEQAFVEGRITTLENMIRNAKIIEEGDMATDSVMLGRSVTFVELPDGDEETYTIVGSAEADPFEGKISNDSPIAKSLIGKKVGDQVSVQTPGGEMSVRIVSIK, from the coding sequence GATAGAAAAAGTATTTCCAATGACACAAGCGGGTAAAGACAAACTAATTCAGGAACTTGAACATTTAAAATCTGTAAAACGAAAAGAAGTTGTAGAAAGAATTAAAATTGCAAGAAGTTTCGGAGATTTATCTGAAAACTCTGAATATGATTCTGCAAAAGAAGAACAAGCCTTTGTTGAAGGTCGGATTACAACTTTAGAAAACATGATCCGCAACGCAAAAATTATTGAAGAAGGCGACATGGCTACCGATTCTGTTATGTTAGGAAGGTCCGTTACATTTGTTGAACTTCCGGATGGTGACGAAGAAACCTATACAATCGTGGGAAGTGCAGAGGCAGACCCGTTTGAAGGGAAAATTTCTAACGATTCTCCAATTGCAAAAAGCCTAATTGGCAAAAAAGTAGGCGATCAAGTATCTGTCCAAACACCAGGCGGTGAAATGAGCGTCCGTATTGTCTCGATTAAGTAA